CCATCTGCACTCCGTCGGCACCCATCTTGAGGAATCTCACGATGTCATCATGGGTGTAAATACCACCTGCGACGATAACCGGAAAATCCCCATGCTTCCCGGCCATTTCTTTTACGGGGGGCAAAAGATTTTCGAGCTTGTTTGATTCGAGATAGATGTCCTCCAGCTTGAAACCCAAATGTCCACCAGCAAGCGGCCCCTCGAGCACGACGGCGTCAGGCCTGTACCCAGTCCGCTCCCATTTCTTGCATATAAGTTCGAGCGCCCTTGCCGAAGAGACGATTGGGATTAGTGCGGTTTCACCAGGTTTTTGGATAACCGGCAGGCCGAGCGGTAATCCTCCCCCGGAGACGATAACGTCCGCCCCGGCATCGATTGCACCCCTTACGGTGTCGTCATAGCTTTTCATGAGGGCTACCATGATGTTGATGCCTGCCACGCCGCCTCTCGCCTTTGCGAGAGAAACCTCTTCGTAGGCTGCTTCGTAGGTCTTCAAATTTTTGCCATTTCTTACGGAGACAAGCCTGTCTAAGGCTGCGCTCGATACGACCCCCAGGCCTCCTTCTTGCGCGACGGCACTGGCCAGGGGAGACAACGATACGCCCACACCCATGCCTCCCTGAACAATGGGTATCTTTATTGTCTTTCCTTTTATTACGAGGGGCGGCAGCGCCTGTCTAAAATCCATAGTCCTTGCTTCACTATCTACGAGATCAAAACGATAGCTCTTTTAACTAACTTAAGGCATGGCATGCCTGATCAAAAGCCGTTCAGGACAACCACGAGACGATCAGTTCGTCCCCCCTGAACCGGTTCTCATTCTGGTCAGG
The nucleotide sequence above comes from Syntrophorhabdaceae bacterium. Encoded proteins:
- a CDS encoding nitronate monooxygenase, whose protein sequence is MDFRQALPPLVIKGKTIKIPIVQGGMGVGVSLSPLASAVAQEGGLGVVSSAALDRLVSVRNGKNLKTYEAAYEEVSLAKARGGVAGINIMVALMKSYDDTVRGAIDAGADVIVSGGGLPLGLPVIQKPGETALIPIVSSARALELICKKWERTGYRPDAVVLEGPLAGGHLGFKLEDIYLESNKLENLLPPVKEMAGKHGDFPVIVAGGIYTHDDIVRFLKMGADGVQMGTRFLVTNESSATDAYKQAVINARREDIIVSHSPGSPCGLPFMVIKESPMYQNALHRERKPLCDKGYILRQDRNGVFNQCRARVDDGTSFCICNGLLSSAGHNHLQEAPLYTVGVNGYRVDRRTTVKELMAELTSETNGDRCPSQSD